A single genomic interval of Apis cerana isolate GH-2021 linkage group LG2, AcerK_1.0, whole genome shotgun sequence harbors:
- the LOC107996704 gene encoding large ribosomal subunit protein uL13m, which yields MSLLRKGQHWGTFSIIWHIFDATWQDPFQSAPLIKKYLMGLYKPIYHPLNQCGDHVIIINSKDIALRGNEWQKRVYFHHNTYIGGASWTLAWELHSKDPTLIIKKAIYSSMDGNLQRRYTMERLHIFPDENVPKDMLQNVSNQIKQLRPVPVKLCDISQEERDKIPRLIKYPIDYQLK from the exons ATGTCTCTTCTTCGCAAAGGACAA cacTGGGGcactttttctattatttggcATATATTTGATGCAACTTGGCAAGATCCATTTCAAAGTGcacctttaattaaaaaatatcttatggGATTATATAAACCTATATATCATCCATTGA atcaaTGTGGTGatcatgtaataattataaatagtaaagATATTGCATTACGTGGCAATGAGTGGCAAAAACGggtatattttcatcataataCATACATTGGTGGTGCTTCTTGGACACTTGCTTGGGAATTACATAGTAAAGATCCTACTTTG ATTATTAAGAAAGCAATTTATTCATCAATGGATGGAAATTTACAAAGAAGATATACTATGGAAAgattacatatttttcctGATGAAAATGTTCCTAAAGACATGTTACAAAATGTTAGTAACCAGATCAAGCAATTAAGACCTGTCCCTGTTAAATTATGTGACATTTCAcaagaagaaagagataaaattccAAGACTCATAAAATATCCTATTGATTATCAGctcaaataa
- the LOC107996705 gene encoding large ribosomal subunit protein mL52 encodes MLLFKIKTIFQVDRPTNLAVFINKFHTSFIIYLNQKWRKMKGLSANPNNDSLLVNSSDYSFKNNKSVPYGSGQFRRIKKHQDFMKRIVKLVGEIDYAVERHANLIKEKEVQEQKILESRLKPKGQLSINNE; translated from the exons atgttattgtttaagattaaaacaatatttcaagTAGATCGTCCTACAA atttggctgtgtttattaataaatttcatacatcttttataatatatttaaatcaaaaatggagaaaaat gAAAGGTTTATCAGCAAATCCAAATAATGATAGTTTATTGGTAAATTCAAGTGATtactcttttaaaaataacaaatctgTTCCATATGGTTCGGGACAATTTAGacgtataaaaaaacatcaagATTTTATG AAAAGAATTGTTAAACTAGTTGGTGAAATTGATTATGCAGTTGAACGACATGCTAACTTAATCAAAGAAAAGGAAGTCcaagaacaaaaaattttggaaagtaGATTGAAACCTAAAGgtcaattatcaataaataatgaataa
- the LOC107996644 gene encoding ankyrin repeat domain-containing protein 54, giving the protein MTSVDSGIETSNNSDDSSIAQNEDIVTEEISNDSASAMITNNQNEEEEIRPGILHTKFSSDWSLCLSNSNVQNSIPTSSSRPRFDVSSNNVLEIKFPLRCKSKTATARSFLVNRNVYYRKIKFVSGARKNHHLVPIFDVHTRLIEHRMRIAAATNNTIMMRTLLNSGASPNTCDAQGRTPLHLASCRGSTEMVRLLLEHGADPNLRDSVGNTPLHLAAVTSKISVVTLLLNAGTDPLCLDQYGYNPLHLAQTKLKLLQNCEGEAIVKIKEEVQNIVSMLLAYLQKHKDSHKKMETLSTLCSRLSLSNTSNQVQDDVKDLLANLDALSITQ; this is encoded by the exons ATGACATCCGTGGACTCCGGAATTGAAACAAGTAATAACTCCGACGATAGTTCGATTGCTCAAAATGAAGATATAGTAACCGAAGAAATTAGTAATGATTCAGCTTCTGCAATGATAACGAACAatcaaaatgaagaagaagagattaGACCGGGCATTCTTCATACGAAATTTAGTTCAGATTGGTCTCTTTGTTTGTCAAATAGCAATGTCCAAAATTCCATACCAACAAGTAGTTCAAGACCACGTTTCGATGTATCTTCTAATAAT GTTTTAGAAATTAAGTTTCCTTTGAGGTGTAAATCTAAAACAGCAACAGCTAGATCCTTTTTAGTAAATa gaaatgtttattatagaaaaataaaatttgtcagTGGAGCACGTAAAAATCATCATCTTGTTCCTATATTTGATGTTCATACCCGTCTCATTGAACACAGAATGAGAATTGCTGCGGCAACAAACAATACTATAATGATGAGAACTCTTTTAAATTCTGGTGCTTCTCCTAATACTTGTGATGCACAAGGAAGAACTCCTCTTCATCTTGCCTCTTGCAG AGGTTCTACAGAAATGGTTCGTTTATTATTGGAACATGGTGCAGATCCAAATCTTCGGGATTCTGTAGGTAATACACCATTACATTTAGCTGCTGTAACAAGTAAAATATCTGTGGTGACACTTCTTTTAAATGCGGGAACGGACCCTCTATGTTTGGACCAATATGGTTATAATCCATTACATTTAGCGcagacaaaattaaaattattacaaaattgtgAAGGAGAAGCTatagtgaaaattaaagaagaagttCAGAATATAGTTAGTATGTTGTTGGCATATTTGCAAAAGCACAAAGATTctcataaaaaaatggaaacttTGAGCACTTTATGTTCGCGTTTATCTTTATCAAACACATCCAATCAAGTTCAGGATGATGTAAAAGACTTATTGGCTAACTTGGATGCTTTATCAATAACACAATAA